The genome window TGAGGAGCAGAAACTGAGTGCCCAGCGAAATTGAAATTCTTTTATTGCCGTCTTCGAAACAATGGAATTTATTGGAACTGAACACCAAATGTGTCAGCTTATCTTCAAAAGTCGGATAGTAGTCGTCATTTTGTATGTGCTGTAAAACGCTTTCTAATTTTCCTGAATCAAGAATGCCATCCGAACCGCCGCCGCTTATTTCTACGGTCTTTTTATGAATTGCAATTGCCTGTTCAATACTCAGATATATCATCAGGCCTACTCTCTTTCCTTCAGCCGTTTGAATACATCTTTCGCAGCTTTTAACTGCTCTTCAAGAGTTTTACTTTTCTCACCGATAAATTTTTCGAAATCTTCAGGCGGAATTGCGGCAATATAATCTCTTAATTTTATATGCAGGGCATCCCTGAATCCCAAATCACGACTGGCCATTTTTAAGCGGGCGTCTTCCACTTGCGGAAGCCATAAACGATGCTTCTCAAAATTTGCAAAAAGTCGATCTACTTCAAATGGTTTTAATTTTCTACCAAGTTTTTGATAAGTCTTTTTCAATTCTTCGGCAAAACCGGCTTCGTAACTGGAAATTAAGCGCAGTATTTCGCTATACATCGTTTGCCGGACATTTTCTTTGGAATGCAGGCGAAGAATATTGCGATACTCCTGCGTATTTTCCTTAAAAATGCTGCGGTAAATTTTATCCGTGTAAATGGCATATTTGACCTTACCCATTTCCACATAATCTCTTAGGGCGTCGGTAAACTCCCTGCGGTAATCTTCGCCTTTTAAGAAATTAACAACAAAATCCTCATCTCTTTGATTGATGTATTTTGTACCGCCACCGGTTTTTTGGTTGATTGTATCGATAACAATATCTAATATGGCGCTGCGTAAAATCCGGGCTTTTTCACTTTCCACTAACAA of bacterium contains these proteins:
- a CDS encoding type II toxin-antitoxin system death-on-curing family toxin: MIYLSIEQAIAIHKKTVEISGGGSDGILDSGKLESVLQHIQNDDYYPTFEDKLTHLVFSSNKFHCFEDGNKRISISLGTQFLLLNGYLHCSETFLREMENISYHLAAGKIDKDFLKEIMTSIINENELTEEIKLELFNKIDNG
- a CDS encoding DNA-binding protein: MKKSLTTSAIDRQNILNNRYAIETIQKEVGIKAVVYKNEYIFSKEQVARFFEIDERTIERYLKKYSDELSKNGYKVLRGKDLKLFKLWLEEHDVSDINVGHKVVNFGLFNFRAFLNLAMLLVESEKARILRSAILDIVIDTINQKTGGGTKYINQRDEDFVVNFLKGEDYRREFTDALRDYVEMGKVKYAIYTDKIYRSIFKENTQEYRNILRLHSKENVRQTMYSEILRLISSYEAGFAEELKKTYQKLGRKLKPFEVDRLFANFEKHRLWLPQVEDARLKMASRDLGFRDALHIKLRDYIAAIPPEDFEKFIGEKSKTLEEQLKAAKDVFKRLKERE